acataaactaatatacattatataatacatctaactaataatatcattatcataagtttataactaattaacttacatataatatatagtcatttatatatatatatatatattttttttttttacgggtggcggggcgggggtatactcccccgccccccgccccgtttctaagcgggggaaattttttccccccgcccccgccccttCCCCAACCCCCGTCCCGTGAGCCTCCCgcgcgggcacccgcccccattgccatccctgaGTGGACGCCACATTTTTGTTTGATTCCGCTGTCCACCACCCAGCCCCTCTTAGGGCCAAGAATTTGCTACATTATTCCGCCATAACGCGTAGGTGCCTTTCCACCAATATCGAACTAGTGGTATTAGACTATCCATCACTTTGGCGTGGGAAGTTGCCTTCGGAatatctctttattttttttttcttttcgattAACATGGGTAAGCTTTGTAATTAAGAAACGGAAGATcatgataaaaaagaaaaagaaaggttcAAAGTGGAGACTAAAATAAGCAGGATGTACGATCCTATCGTTACTTTGGTTCATTTATGTCTTTGGTGTCCCAATTTAAGCAATAACTTGAATAAAACCATTTCCTCGGTTTGTGATCTTAAAATATTAAAACCATGAGACCTTGAGAACTTAAGCAATAGCATAACCTTAGGACCCTAGTTTTTTGCCTAGATTTTATaatacaagttttttaaaaattttttgtttacaGTAACTTctaaaaatacacaaaaaattttaaaaatacatatctcaaaacacccaaaaaataaacatctacctttttcttttgtcaccACCATTTCACCTTAGGCCAACACCACTGTCGCCGTTATCACCACCTCACCGCCATCGCCTCTCCCTCTTTTCCTGTCTCCCTCATTCTCTTCTCCCTTCTCCTccttttccccttcccccttctttttttttcctttctctctcttctttttcccttcctacttctttccttttttcctcccTCCCTCTCCCCCTGGCCGTTAATCTCACCCATCTCTTTTGCCTCAATCTAGACCAAATCGAGGTAGGAGAGGTGGGCGAGATTCACAAGAATGGGGGAGAGGGAGGGAAAGAGGGAGGAAAAGGGAGAAGAGAGACGGGagaggagaaaaagaaatgagaaaaggaaaaaaaaaaaaagaagaagaagaaagaatagCACTACCTGTTCTTTTGATTTTTACCACCCTTTTTTTGATTTTCTGTGAAAATTAATAATGGAAACGGAaggtacataaaaaaaaaaaatggagtgtAGGTgtaattttgatgaattttagtCAACAGAGGGGTTGTGGTCAACATTGGTGATAGCTAGCGGTGGCCGGAAACTCCATAGTTGCTACTTGTGGgcaaaggaggaagaagaagagaggaaaaggaggagaaaaatgaaaaaaaaaagttgtttagtttttctaAATCTGCAAATATACAAAAACCTAAAAAACACCTAAAATATgcctacagtaaaattttatacaaacacCTAAAAAACTATCAGAATTTATATTTGGTAATTATATGCATGCATTAGATTATTATTCTCTCTATATGTTGTTTACATTTTTAATAACACCAGTGGTTCTTTTGGTTTTGACTACTTTTTATTCATTTCCTGTGAAAACTTATATCGGAAATGAAATTTACGTAGAAAAATGGAGTGAAGGGTATAATTTTGGTCAACAGGTACATCAGTGCCCAACCGCCAATGGCTGATGGTGGTGGCCAAAAGCTCCATAACTGCTGCTGTGTGaaaagaggaggaagaagaagaaaagagaaattaaaacaaaattttatacaaacactcaaaacatacACTTTATTAACAACACAACCcccatcaaaattttccaaattgaTGCATATGGATATTAACAACACAACCCCATCATAATTTATATATGCATCACATTATTACTTTCTCTATCCGCcggttgaattttttttcccatgCGAACATGGTCTGATTCAAATTCACACCGTAGACTCTTTTGCCTGACTTAGTTGACGGTCATGATCATTCCATATTACGTATTCACCCCGAGATTCACGATCAGGATCACCTGTAATTCCAATCAACTCGCTCGCCCTATTTGCTTGATCCATCCAATCTGTTCCCCTCAGAACAAAAACCATCAGGACCGAACACACGGCCTGGGCCACCAGTAGACCCAACCATAGGCCTAATAAGCCCTTTCCCAATCCAAATCCAGTGATGATTGCGAGAGGTAGCCCAACACCGTAGAAGGAGCCCAGATTAATCGTGGCACCCAACACCGGCCTAGCGCAGCCCTTCAATACTCCACAACCGGCGGTCTGGGGGCAGTTTCCGAGCTCACAGAGGCCCACCACCGGCATGGACAGGGCGGTCAAAGACAGAATGGCTTTGTCCTGTGTAAAAGCTCGTCCCCAAGCATTTCTGCATATTGTGACGAATGACATTGCAGCTATGCTTGTAAACACTGCACATGCTAATGCTACCAGGCACGAAATTCTTGCTTTGCTAGGATGGTTGGCTCCTAACTCATTTCCCACTCGAGTAGACACCGCTAAGCCCaaagatgaaggaaaaatgTAAACAAGAGAAGTTGCCTGCAAGAGAATCCCCATGGTTGCCACGACTTCGGCCGCATTTGAGAGCAAACCAGATAATAGAATCATCAACTCGTACCACCACCACTCTAAGCATACAGATACACAGCTGGGGAGTGCAAGGCTTAGAATCGGCTTCCACTGATTGAAGCATTGGAGGGACCACCCTGGCCATGATCTTTTATACACCCCAGAAAAGATTATGTAAAGAACGAGTGTTGCAAGGGTAGCGAAGTCTGTTATGGATGATGCCGCAGCAACGCCTCGAATGCCTAGGCCGAGCTTATGAATGAGGAGATAATTTACTGGTGCATGCAAGGCCAGAGAAAAGACAGCACTAAGGATAAGGGGCAGCGTTACATTCTGTGTCCTCAGAAAGATTTTGAGAGGGTATATGATGGATTGGAATACAAGGTCTGGTATGCAGAATGCAAGATGGTTAGCTGCAACTGAAGATATATTTGAGTCTTGGCCACAAAAGACTAGTATTGGCTGGATGTTGAGCCACAAGAGGGAAATGGGAATTGAAGCGAACAAAAGAATGACGATTGTGCGTTGCAGGGTTTGACCCATGACTGACCACTGCTTAGCCCCACAGGCTTGAGAAGAGATGCCTTCCATGCCCATGGCTAAACCTGAGATGATGGAGTAGCCAGTGATGTTGGCTATGCCACTTGAAAGAGACCCCCCAGCCAGTGCATCTTTCCCCATTCTTCCCATGAATAGCACTGATATCATGGATTTACCATAAACAAGCAGGCCGGTGATGATCATGGGAAAGGCTATGGTGTATAGCTTTTTAATCTCCTCAGCAACCTGAGAGATTTGTTGCGAGAGTAAGGGCAAGATATATTCCAAAAAGAGCGATACAAGATGGATTCACATTGGCTAACCTCTGGAAGGGTTGGCCGGGAACCGTGATGTTCGTGATCTGGAAAGCTTTCGTTCGACTTTGGGAGGCCATTAATATAGTCCACCAGTAGAGGAGCTGAAGTTTCTACAGCCATATCAGCTATTTATTGATCAAAACTTGTTTGCTTGAATTGAATGAGGAAAAGATATTTATACTAGTTAATtttcaaagaagaagaaaaggacgACCAAAATGAAATATCAGATTGCTGTAACCGAAAAGAAAGATGGGCATGTAGCTAGGGGGAGAGGGGTCTTTTGGAAACCTCGCTCCTGGAAGGGGGAGAGTAAAGCAAAAACAGGAATAAAGGCAACATCAATTAATTTCCCTCCCTTCGATCTTCTTACTACAGTCATGAATCATGATCAAAGAGATATCATCAGTGCCCAAGAAGACGatgtatgtgaaaatgtgtgTGTTTGTTAAAGGAGTTTGGTGGTGTGCGAGTAAATTAGACGAGAGTGGGGATGAGAAGGTGTCAGGTGACCATGGAAGTCTTGTCCTATCTGGGAGTGGAAGGCATATCCCATCTAGTGTTACTTATACTAGTAGTTCCCAAATTCATCATCATTTGCCTGGTTAGTCCGTGGCCATGCATGCAACTACCAATACTTGTAAAGCTGTCATCACCTCCTTGCAAGATTTTGTgtgtcatcatcatcattaacAACAGCTTCTTACTTTGTTTTCatcttctccttttctttcttcttttcttatgttctctttttttcttttttcttttccgctGCTAAATTTTTcttagaagaaaaaaatgagtcAAGCAAAGTCCAAATAGTAATTGTCTTTTGCCAGTCTTTCTAGTGTTCACGACACAAGTTCATCTGAGGAGCCGGATTTAGATGAAGTAGCACCCCGCATTGGACGTGCCATGCGCTTCCATCAGACAGATCCACAAAGAAAGTGTCTTCTccacacacgcacacacataCACCCCCCCCGGCGCGGTGGGGGGCCGCACCTAACGTTGGTAGGATTTGCAATAATTGTTGACTACAACACAGATACATCCTTGGTACCCAACTGATGGACGTGGTGATTATACCTGGCGATTGGATGATTATACCTGGCAATTGGGCTGGTTCAACGGATCTTGGATGGATTGATATTGAGTTTTCATCTAAATAGATTATATTCAACTCGTCCAactttggatttggttgattTTGGATCGGGTCATATTGGGTTATTTCAAATCCATAATCTAAATATGACCCAACATATTAATTAATGCATTTTGATACATAAACTTTTTCACATACATTTTAACACACAAAAGGATTTTTTTCAcacatataaacacattttcacatacataaatgtattttcacacacataaacacacaCTCACTTTTTAAATCCCTTGGAAACACatcataaatagaataatattttatattgcttgtattgtgaattttagataataaattgtacatttaaataaattagctaaaaaaattgtttacTTTATACTTTTAAATACTACTAACTGATTGAAACTTATTCTTGTCACAACTTATTAACACTTTTACTATTCATATCTGCATTATTGTAAGTTGTAATGTTCTGtgtatttaaattattgaatgctaGATTATATTATGCTTGAAAATGTAAGTAGTATTATAATATTGATGAGGAATTGTTAACAATGAAATAAAACAAGTTAgcaaaaagtaaaagaatgCAATTAGAATAAATTTAAAACCCTATTCTACGTGCATGAAATATTAACAAACAAAAGCAAGTAGCAACTTGAGaacaaccacaaaaaaaaaaaaaaaaaggggaggaaAACAACACACTCTTAAAaggcataataaattattatagaAGTCGAGCAAATTTAACTACTGTTGTAAAAGTAAAATAAGCATGAGTTTTTATTTCAAGTTTCTTTgttcttttaaataaaaatttaaaaaattgattgaaaacatatatatatatatatatgagaattTTAAATACAAATTAGTCAATGAATTTTAACACATGTCCAAATGCAAGTGGTTGGATATATGTGCATTGAATAttgtatttattattttgaattacttttaaacaaATTGGGTATTGGGTgtccaaataaaaaattcaacacGCGCAATGAATAAGTTGGATTGCTCTTACCCAATTTAAGAAAACCCATAACTCAACTGACCCAACCCATCATTTAAAATTAATGGGCGGGTTGGgcgattttagatttttttgcCAACTCTAGCGGTGATGAACTAAATAGCAACCCTGTCGTACTCAGATATTGTATGTTTACTCTTTTTCCACTCTCATTCCTTACTTTTTGTGAACGAAATGTACCATGATGTACAAAGTTTGAGTCTGGAGGATAAAATTAGCAAGGTTTGAACGATTATTATTATCAATATATTCTTTTCTacgtttgtttggattgtttttttcctaagaaaaaaaaaaacaaccgtTTTTAAGGGCAGGGGGAGGGGGGGGCTAAAACGTATAACATTTTCTGTTTCATAATTCTTCCAATAACATTGCTACGGTAAAATTTATCTAAAAAAACCTCCCTAAAACACTTCCCCAAATGGAGACAAAAAGTTTGGATAAATGGGAATGGTGTCACATCTCAAAATTCAACAAGACTACAACATAATAACGTTTATAGGttttctcttatttcttttttctgtaCCATTTTTACGTCGATTATTgacaaaacaagaaattaagGCAAAATAGATAACCAAGCAGCGTGAAAAGTATTTGCTTGTCAGCTTTGTGTCGATAAAGGCCCTAGCATTtcctccaacaaaaaaaaattaataacaaaGGCCCCAGGCGACAAACGTAACGGAAAGGTTTGAGCTTTAAAGTTGCATCAGTTCATCCAGACAGGAGACCTAAATCCGTGCACTGGGATGGACGCCAAAACAAGTGAGAAATAGATTCACCCTAAACGCACTCAAGAAACCTGAATTCAGAATTAACTGGCAGCCTAGCAAAGTTTCCTGCATCACTTGTTTTCGCCACAAAAGATATACATAAAAACTTTATCCAAATATTTACGACAAAAGATTCTCTCTCTCCTCTAACTTCTCTTTTTAATGGCTAAAATACACCTATCGTGCAAAATTTGATGCCACTGTCAAGTACAAGTTCTCTTGAAAATATGaaaactaatttttcttatttcaaCAATTTCTTGCCGTTGTTTGAATTTTTTGCTAACCAATTATAATCGTTAAGACAAATTGATGGGCAAGATAACCAATAtttataaagaaataaaatacgGATAAAGGGTTTGTCCAATATTATATTGACCGCAAGAGCTTAAATTTGCATTATGTTAGGATGTTATTGCGAGTTTATCCCATTGGCAATTCCTATCCTCTACTTTTAGGGTACCAAAATACAACAAGCCGTACAATGATTCAAAACTTAGAAGTAAGCTTGTTAAAATAGAGAGAAAAGATTACAAATTTGATTTGACGAGAGAGATTGCACGGTAATATTTGCTTAGTTAGTTGAAATTTAATTGATTGTACCCAATTACTCGATCCATCCATCAATTCTTTTCAGTTAAATATTCTTTCTTACAATTTCCTTGTGAGATTCAGTTTTTATTATTCTCTTgtaagatttgaaaattttcataaatctgattttttttaGATCTAGAATTTCTCACATATATTATGGCATATTTAAATTTCTCTTTGTAGCAAATTTTATGTTAGAAGGACCCCCAGATGCATTGGGTTTCAGTGATTCATCCAAGTAGAAGATAGTTTTGAAGCTTCAATTTTATCCTTATGTttgttaatttttcaaatctattGTCACAATTAATTTTCAAATCTATATATGCGTGTTGGTGTTTTGATATATTTTATGCCAGCAGTGCAATATTGCAATTAAATTATACTCTAAAATTATTAATTACACGTTAAGCTTTAACATTGGCACAAAATATACAAGTGAAAACAAatacctttaaaaaaaaaaaagtgacaaCAAATACATTAAGTC
The genomic region above belongs to Coffea arabica cultivar ET-39 chromosome 7c, Coffea Arabica ET-39 HiFi, whole genome shotgun sequence and contains:
- the LOC113698730 gene encoding protein DETOXIFICATION 49-like — its product is MAVETSAPLLVDYINGLPKSNESFPDHEHHGSRPTLPEVAEEIKKLYTIAFPMIITGLLVYGKSMISVLFMGRMGKDALAGGSLSSGIANITGYSIISGLAMGMEGISSQACGAKQWSVMGQTLQRTIVILLFASIPISLLWLNIQPILVFCGQDSNISSVAANHLAFCIPDLVFQSIIYPLKIFLRTQNVTLPLILSAVFSLALHAPVNYLLIHKLGLGIRGVAAASSITDFATLATLVLYIIFSGVYKRSWPGWSLQCFNQWKPILSLALPSCVSVCLEWWWYELMILLSGLLSNAAEVVATMGILLQATSLVYIFPSSLGLAVSTRVGNELGANHPSKARISCLVALACAVFTSIAAMSFVTICRNAWGRAFTQDKAILSLTALSMPVVGLCELGNCPQTAGCGVLKGCARPVLGATINLGSFYGVGLPLAIITGFGLGKGLLGLWLGLLVAQAVCSVLMVFVLRGTDWMDQANRASELIGITGDPDRESRGEYVIWNDHDRQLSQAKESTV